A single Chelonoidis abingdonii isolate Lonesome George unplaced genomic scaffold, CheloAbing_2.0 scaffold2462, whole genome shotgun sequence DNA region contains:
- the LOC116816223 gene encoding kinesin-like protein KIF18B produces IYVKQQDRVVGITQDVQVAKMSLIDLAGSERASTTNTKGERLREGANINRSLLALINVINALADAKSRKSHIPYRDSKLTRLLKDSLGGNCRTIMIAAISPSALAYEDTYNTLKYANRAKEIKLSLKSNVLSLDCHITKYAAICEQLKAE; encoded by the exons ATCTATGTGAAGCAGCAGGACCGTGTCGTTGGCATCACTCAGGATGTGCAGGTGGCCAAGATGAGCCTGATAGACCTCGCAGGCTCGGAGCGAGCATCAACCACCAACACAAAGGGAGAGCGGCTCCGAGAGGGCGCCAACATCAACCGTTCACTGCTGGCCCTGATTAACGTCATCAACGCCCTGGCTGATGCAAAG AGCAGGAAGTCCCACATCCCATACAGGGACAGTAAGCTCACACGCCTGCTGAAGGATTCTCTTGGGGGCAACTGCCGGACCATCATGATTGCTGCCATCAGCCCGTCTGCACTCGCCTATGAGGACACCTACAACACACTCAAGTATGCCAATCGGGCCAAGGAGATCAAGCTGTCG CTGAAGAGTAACGTGCTGAGCCTGGACTGCCACATCACTAAATATGCAGCTATCTGTGAACAGCTGAAAGCAGAG